The Sediminitomix flava genome includes a window with the following:
- a CDS encoding ABC-F family ATP-binding cassette domain-containing protein — translation MISVEGLGVSFSGNTLFENISFVINEKDRIALMGKNGAGKSTLMKIMAGVQSPSSGRISCPKDKVIAYLPQHLLTEDNRTVFEETSQAFAHIHKMEEEINSINKELETRTDYESDEYMKLIEKVSTLSEKFYSIEEINYDAEVEKVLIGLGFERTDFTRATSEFSGGWRMRIELAKILLQDPDLILLDEPTNHIDIESIQWLEDFLINSGKAVVVISHDRAFVDNITTRTIEVTMGRIYDYKAKYSDYLVLRQERREQQKKQYEEQQKMIAETKEFIERFKGTYSKTLQVQSRVKMLEKLQLVEVDEEDTSALNLKFPPAPRSGDYPVVVNEVTKSYGDHLVFKDAHFAIKRGEKVAFVGRNGEGKSTLVKAIMSEIDFEGELNTGHNVQIGYFAQNQASLLDESLTVFQTIDDVAVGDIRTSIKDILGAFMFGGEASTKKVKVLSGGEKTRLAMIKLLLEPVNLLILDEPTNHLDMKTKDILKQALKDFDGTIILVSHDRDFLDGLVDKVYEFGNQKVKEHLGDIYSFLEMKKMDNLKEIERKA, via the coding sequence ATGATTTCAGTAGAAGGATTAGGCGTTAGCTTTAGTGGGAATACACTATTTGAGAATATTTCATTTGTCATCAATGAAAAAGACCGTATTGCTCTTATGGGAAAAAATGGAGCAGGTAAATCAACATTGATGAAGATTATGGCAGGAGTTCAATCGCCTTCATCAGGACGAATAAGTTGTCCGAAAGATAAAGTGATTGCATACTTACCTCAGCACTTGCTTACAGAAGATAATCGTACCGTTTTCGAGGAGACTTCTCAAGCCTTTGCACACATCCATAAAATGGAAGAAGAGATCAATTCGATCAATAAAGAATTAGAAACTCGTACCGATTACGAATCGGATGAGTATATGAAATTGATTGAAAAGGTTTCTACACTTAGTGAAAAGTTCTATTCCATTGAAGAGATCAACTACGATGCAGAAGTTGAAAAAGTATTGATAGGATTGGGTTTCGAACGTACAGACTTCACCAGAGCTACCTCAGAATTTAGTGGTGGATGGCGTATGCGTATCGAGTTGGCAAAGATTCTTCTTCAAGACCCTGACCTTATTCTATTGGATGAGCCAACCAACCACATTGATATTGAATCAATCCAATGGCTCGAAGATTTCTTGATCAATAGTGGAAAAGCAGTTGTGGTCATCTCACACGATAGAGCTTTTGTAGATAACATCACAACACGTACCATTGAAGTTACGATGGGACGTATCTACGATTACAAAGCAAAGTATTCTGATTACTTGGTATTGCGTCAAGAACGTAGAGAACAACAAAAGAAGCAATACGAAGAACAGCAAAAAATGATTGCAGAGACGAAAGAGTTTATCGAGCGTTTCAAAGGAACCTACTCGAAAACCCTTCAAGTGCAGTCTCGTGTAAAAATGTTAGAAAAACTGCAACTCGTAGAAGTAGATGAAGAAGATACTTCAGCATTGAACTTGAAGTTCCCTCCTGCTCCTCGTTCCGGTGATTACCCTGTGGTAGTAAATGAAGTAACCAAAAGCTATGGAGATCACTTAGTCTTCAAAGATGCTCACTTCGCGATCAAAAGAGGTGAAAAAGTAGCTTTTGTCGGTCGAAATGGAGAAGGTAAATCTACGCTTGTGAAAGCCATCATGAGTGAGATAGACTTTGAAGGTGAGTTGAACACAGGACACAATGTTCAGATTGGATATTTTGCCCAAAACCAAGCTTCTTTATTGGATGAGAGCCTTACCGTATTCCAAACAATTGATGATGTAGCCGTTGGGGATATCCGTACAAGTATCAAGGATATTCTTGGTGCATTTATGTTTGGAGGCGAGGCATCTACTAAGAAAGTAAAAGTCCTTTCTGGAGGAGAGAAAACACGTTTAGCAATGATTAAACTCTTGCTAGAGCCTGTGAACTTGTTGATTCTTGATGAGCCTACCAACCACTTGGATATGAAAACCAAGGATATCTTAAAACAAGCTCTAAAAGACTTCGATGGAACGATCATCCTTGTATCTCACGATCGTGATTTCTTAGATGGATTGGTTGATAAGGTTTATGAATTTGGAAATCAAAAAGTGAAAGAACATTTAGGAGATATCTATTCATTCCTTGAAATGAAGAAAATGGATAACCTAAAGGAAATTGAGCGAAAAGCTTAA
- a CDS encoding SPOR domain-containing protein: MKVHKYIKQQLEENKIAVIPQLGTFRSTSHNADMSDSGNLISPPDEAIIFEEDFQEQVNHSIASYIEKKTGEDEIDIATEVQLYVSTIKQTLNAEGIAEIEGLGYFTKDNGLISFNQFDEVNINPESFGLPKINASPIIDDQEDDDSSANKGNTTLKALLLVGLILVVVGGGGAYYFMTQDSSTTQTVAQEEEKVTDKVEEANTDIIQEEELSGPVDLEENVSTPVVEETKVEEKPVKKATTTSKTTKSKTSYAGVLEEKTGQYYVIVSSFSNLENAKKSVRGFKKDGYTNAQIIRTPTKYRVALDGFNNKSEAKSLQEKVNSSFPGSWVWKN; encoded by the coding sequence ATGAAAGTCCATAAGTATATAAAACAGCAGCTAGAAGAAAATAAGATAGCCGTAATTCCACAATTAGGAACATTTCGTTCTACATCACATAATGCTGATATGAGCGATTCAGGGAATTTAATATCTCCACCAGATGAAGCTATTATTTTTGAAGAGGACTTTCAAGAACAGGTTAACCACTCTATAGCTTCTTACATTGAAAAGAAAACAGGAGAAGACGAAATAGATATTGCAACTGAAGTTCAGCTTTATGTAAGTACAATAAAGCAAACATTGAATGCTGAAGGAATTGCAGAAATCGAAGGTTTAGGTTATTTCACAAAAGATAATGGACTGATTTCATTCAATCAATTTGATGAAGTAAATATTAATCCTGAAAGTTTTGGACTGCCTAAAATAAATGCATCACCAATAATTGATGATCAAGAAGATGATGATTCCTCTGCTAACAAAGGAAATACGACACTAAAAGCGCTATTATTAGTAGGTCTAATTCTTGTAGTTGTTGGAGGTGGTGGAGCATATTATTTTATGACTCAAGATTCTTCTACTACACAAACAGTAGCTCAAGAAGAGGAAAAAGTAACTGATAAAGTAGAGGAAGCAAATACTGATATCATACAAGAAGAAGAATTAAGCGGACCTGTCGATTTAGAAGAGAATGTTTCAACACCTGTTGTAGAAGAGACTAAAGTCGAAGAGAAGCCTGTTAAAAAAGCAACAACTACTTCTAAAACCACTAAATCAAAAACTTCATATGCTGGAGTTTTAGAAGAAAAAACAGGGCAGTATTATGTCATTGTATCTTCATTCTCAAACCTTGAAAATGCTAAGAAAAGTGTAAGAGGTTTTAAAAAAGATGGATATACTAATGCACAAATCATTCGTACTCCTACAAAATACAGAGTGGCTTTAGATGGGTTTAACAATAAATCAGAAGCCAAATCACTTCAAGAAAAAGTGAATTCATCATTCCCAGGAAGTTGGGTTTGGAAAAACTAA
- a CDS encoding tetratricopeptide repeat protein, producing MAKHKLLIGLLAVSANAALAQQSISDKNQNQIYQEAVLHFEDEKYALAQKEFSSIEKDLFNDKKINADFYLAVCKLNDENLDDSSGLLKWIENNPFHNKKAEANFYLAKNLFGKEDYFQASKYLKAKPRLDIYSEHKVESDYMKAYSAFVIGKDKEARNIFEKLKKSDNPYQLQAYYYAGFIALKNKKFDEALKNFEKALKDKQYTEKCNEHIPEIYNNREEYNKTITFLTDKSELTSVQSLLLGEAYFHKKDYEKAAESFKKYADSSSKLTREQYFRLGYSQFKIGYEVEAIPNLNKAADGEDQLAQNAAYYLGIAHISIKNKQLAIAAFNKARTLEHDQNIRENAAYYLARVSLDVKDYQSAITSCDYYFSNFKEGEHLQDIYNISTTAYLNTGDYNKALEHIEKIKTKNQQIKEAYQEIAFNKAVQDFNDGKTSEALHMLSKSLEYPYDRQLKNEAYFWKGEIFASNKEYSKAIQNYARVSKSSDKSTDALYGTAYSYFNSKEYEQAKTYFKQFLRNGKGTTRATLADALVRLADCYLAEKDYEKALETFDLSISNGSAEIDYIAYQKGIANRFSDHFKDAKENFEVVIYSYKSSVYRDKSLYQLGIMYSDRNEFGRAASYFSTLIEEYPESPLNLYAYNKRALAYKAAGDLKAAADNFKALIEKEPSGQFAENAIRQLEDINGSGMKVNDLQNYKEIFSKANPESLAIVQAEFEQAKKPFANENYVQAISKLNEFIEKNPTSALLDEANYTLGVAYKLTKDYNNAASAFRTINSNTFKEKALRNLAEVEQRLGEYAKAFNSFKELNRITTNKRYKLLAYRGLMQTAFIIEDYVATDTYANALIEQGGNRYAMEAELYIGKTYLKQHKHQKAIEQLQKVTTISENMYGAEAQFLIGQALREQEKFEESTEELISIRRKYESYTKWLYKAYLLIAENYIDLENFFQAKATLKSIAEYSTDETVKVKAQERLDWLEEKTKKIEADTLQQQTSVETMDSTNVQEASN from the coding sequence ATGGCGAAACATAAACTTCTGATAGGTCTCCTAGCCGTTTCTGCAAACGCTGCCTTAGCACAACAATCAATATCAGATAAAAACCAAAATCAAATTTATCAAGAAGCTGTACTTCATTTTGAAGATGAAAAATATGCTCTTGCCCAGAAAGAATTTTCTTCGATAGAAAAAGATCTTTTTAATGATAAAAAAATAAATGCAGACTTCTACCTAGCTGTTTGCAAACTAAATGATGAAAACTTAGATGATTCTTCCGGATTATTGAAATGGATAGAGAATAATCCTTTTCACAATAAGAAAGCAGAAGCTAACTTCTATTTAGCAAAAAATCTTTTTGGAAAAGAGGACTATTTCCAAGCTTCCAAATATCTTAAAGCTAAACCCCGTTTAGATATTTATTCTGAACATAAAGTTGAGTCTGATTATATGAAAGCCTATTCCGCTTTTGTGATCGGCAAGGATAAAGAAGCTAGAAACATTTTTGAAAAACTTAAGAAAAGCGATAATCCATATCAATTACAAGCATATTATTATGCTGGTTTTATTGCACTAAAAAATAAAAAGTTTGACGAAGCTCTAAAGAACTTCGAAAAAGCTTTAAAGGATAAACAATATACCGAAAAATGTAATGAGCATATTCCTGAAATCTATAACAACAGAGAGGAATATAATAAAACGATAACATTTCTAACAGATAAATCTGAGCTAACAAGTGTTCAGAGCCTGCTTTTAGGCGAAGCCTATTTCCATAAAAAAGATTATGAGAAAGCTGCTGAATCTTTTAAAAAATACGCAGACTCATCTTCAAAGTTAACTCGCGAGCAATACTTTAGACTTGGCTACTCTCAATTTAAAATAGGATACGAAGTTGAGGCTATTCCAAATCTAAACAAAGCCGCAGATGGTGAAGACCAATTAGCACAAAATGCGGCATACTATTTAGGAATTGCTCATATCTCGATCAAAAATAAACAATTGGCAATTGCTGCCTTTAATAAAGCTCGAACCTTAGAGCATGATCAAAATATCCGAGAGAATGCAGCTTATTATTTGGCTAGAGTTTCTTTGGATGTAAAGGATTACCAAAGTGCAATCACAAGTTGCGATTATTACTTTAGCAATTTCAAAGAAGGTGAGCACCTCCAAGATATTTACAATATCTCTACAACAGCCTACCTTAACACAGGAGATTATAACAAGGCTTTAGAGCATATTGAAAAAATCAAAACTAAGAATCAGCAGATTAAAGAAGCTTATCAAGAAATTGCATTTAATAAGGCTGTTCAAGATTTCAATGATGGTAAAACATCTGAAGCACTACATATGCTGAGCAAATCTTTGGAGTATCCTTATGACAGACAACTGAAGAATGAAGCCTATTTCTGGAAGGGAGAAATTTTTGCTTCAAACAAAGAGTATTCTAAAGCAATTCAAAATTACGCTAGAGTTAGCAAAAGTTCTGATAAATCTACTGATGCTCTTTATGGTACAGCTTATTCTTATTTCAACTCTAAAGAATACGAACAAGCAAAGACTTATTTCAAACAGTTTTTAAGAAATGGGAAAGGAACGACTAGAGCTACTTTAGCTGATGCTTTAGTCAGATTAGCCGACTGTTATTTGGCTGAAAAAGATTATGAAAAAGCCTTAGAAACTTTTGACTTATCTATTTCCAACGGTTCCGCAGAGATTGATTATATCGCTTATCAAAAAGGGATTGCAAATCGTTTCTCAGACCACTTCAAAGATGCTAAAGAGAATTTTGAGGTAGTTATTTATTCCTACAAAAGCTCTGTTTACCGAGATAAATCATTGTATCAATTGGGTATAATGTATTCTGACAGAAATGAGTTTGGAAGAGCTGCTTCATATTTTAGCACACTTATCGAAGAATACCCTGAAAGCCCTCTAAACCTTTACGCTTACAACAAAAGAGCATTAGCTTACAAAGCTGCTGGTGATTTAAAAGCTGCCGCGGATAATTTTAAAGCACTTATTGAAAAGGAACCTTCTGGTCAATTTGCTGAAAATGCTATTCGTCAATTAGAAGATATCAATGGTTCAGGTATGAAAGTGAATGACCTGCAGAATTATAAAGAGATTTTTTCTAAAGCGAACCCTGAAAGTTTAGCAATTGTACAAGCAGAATTTGAACAGGCCAAAAAACCATTCGCCAATGAAAACTATGTTCAAGCAATTTCAAAGTTGAATGAATTCATTGAAAAAAATCCAACTTCTGCCCTACTTGATGAAGCCAATTATACACTTGGAGTAGCTTATAAACTGACGAAAGATTATAACAATGCGGCAAGTGCATTTAGGACGATCAACTCGAATACCTTCAAAGAAAAAGCGTTGAGAAACCTTGCAGAGGTAGAACAAAGATTAGGCGAATATGCAAAAGCCTTCAATTCATTTAAAGAATTGAATCGTATCACAACTAATAAAAGATATAAACTTTTAGCTTATCGCGGATTGATGCAAACCGCTTTTATCATTGAAGATTATGTAGCTACTGACACTTACGCCAATGCACTTATTGAACAAGGTGGAAATAGATATGCAATGGAAGCGGAACTGTATATTGGAAAAACATACCTTAAGCAGCATAAGCATCAAAAAGCCATCGAGCAATTGCAGAAAGTAACTACCATTTCTGAAAACATGTATGGTGCAGAGGCTCAATTCTTAATTGGTCAAGCACTCCGAGAACAAGAAAAGTTTGAAGAAAGTACTGAGGAATTAATTTCTATCCGTAGAAAATACGAGTCTTACACAAAATGGCTTTATAAAGCATATTTATTAATTGCTGAAAACTATATCGACTTGGAGAACTTCTTCCAAGCCAAAGCAACCTTAAAGTCAATTGCTGAGTACAGTACGGATGAAACTGTAAAAGTAAAAGCTCAAGAACGTTTGGACTGGTTAGAAGAGAAAACCAAAAAAATAGAAGCTGACACTCTCCAACAGCAAACTTCCGTAGAAACTATGGACTCTACGAATGTACAAGAAGCTTCAAATTAA
- a CDS encoding SDR family NAD(P)-dependent oxidoreductase, with product MKQIYHQTYTVITGASQGLGKALAYKCAQYHRNLILISLPNEGIESLGKAIKSTHKVNVKTYELDLVKEELLNELIRSISESYKVDMLINNAGVGGTKRFSDATEKYIDNIISINIRALVILTRGFLPLLEQNQKAYILNISSLASFGAMPFKTIYPASKAFVRSFSVGLATELEDKNIQVSVAYPGGMPTNKEVTDRINTHNDFVKSTILSAEEVAEICMREVFEGKTEIIPGAMSKLSRLFFMFCPSFLRLKMFKKNVLREIQQQEISNYAS from the coding sequence ATGAAACAGATATACCACCAAACTTACACTGTCATTACTGGAGCAAGTCAAGGATTAGGGAAGGCTTTAGCTTACAAGTGTGCACAATACCATCGGAATTTGATACTTATTTCACTACCAAATGAAGGAATTGAAAGTCTAGGCAAAGCGATTAAATCAACCCATAAAGTGAATGTCAAAACGTATGAATTAGATTTAGTGAAAGAAGAGTTACTGAATGAGTTGATCAGGTCGATAAGTGAAAGTTATAAGGTTGATATGCTCATTAATAATGCTGGGGTTGGAGGAACAAAGCGATTTTCTGATGCAACAGAAAAGTATATCGATAATATAATTTCAATAAACATTCGTGCCTTAGTTATCTTAACAAGAGGATTTTTACCACTCTTGGAGCAAAATCAGAAGGCTTATATTTTGAATATTTCGAGTTTAGCTTCTTTTGGGGCGATGCCCTTCAAAACAATTTACCCTGCCTCAAAAGCTTTTGTGCGGTCTTTTTCTGTGGGTCTGGCTACCGAATTGGAAGATAAAAATATTCAAGTAAGTGTAGCATATCCTGGAGGAATGCCTACAAACAAAGAAGTAACAGATCGAATAAATACTCATAATGATTTTGTGAAATCAACGATACTTAGTGCGGAAGAGGTTGCAGAGATTTGTATGCGAGAAGTCTTTGAAGGAAAAACAGAAATAATACCTGGAGCAATGAGTAAATTGAGTCGATTATTTTTTATGTTTTGTCCATCTTTTCTTAGACTTAAAATGTTTAAGAAAAACGTTTTAAGAGAAATTCAACAACAAGAAATTTCTAATTATGCTTCATAA
- a CDS encoding TonB-dependent receptor, translating to MKTKFHKLYIYSALFMFPSLAFAQEQGSQLDDAEIIIEKSSDLVLPQVQKPMDKMVKKKRVEETKPQVYELKLLPISLQPLAVEQQAYTITPEISSFNADGGRAEVGLGFPLATKADIFYQQYLNENVQVGGQFLHNGLYQGPVEGSLSSGNRNSIGAFGNIYFGNDLLKVNTSYNQRTVHFYGLSDEELANVNKDDIKQSYNHFDFSASYELNSAKDEWQVIPSIDLFSLSDQYNSEELYMNLGLYGGYKLSKDSKVVGGVDFNINNFKNESWDRNKGYVRASLAFEKESKQLSYHIGGRIVYDMDTLSQVRTFNIYPDISAKYQLNEQVFFDGKIEGDLNEINLRTVSNFNPFIHNNVNVINENKVLQAEIGTNFSPWQHSNFRLGLGYGLFKNMGFYLNNPDSQNTFDILYSDENTGVTYITIGLNSKLQKDLVASADFKYNSYAVGEDIGEAWHRPEFEGNFQLQYKGIKNFTLATGAYLYTGIKAKDIDQSTVTLDPIFDLFLRTDYQLNEQLAAYIQLNNITGQKYEYFYNYEQLGFNVMLGASINF from the coding sequence ATGAAAACCAAATTTCATAAACTATATATCTATTCTGCTTTATTCATGTTTCCTTCGCTTGCATTTGCACAAGAGCAAGGGAGTCAATTGGATGATGCCGAAATTATCATTGAAAAGTCTTCGGATTTAGTTCTTCCTCAAGTCCAAAAACCAATGGACAAAATGGTTAAGAAAAAGAGAGTTGAAGAAACTAAGCCACAAGTATATGAACTAAAATTATTGCCTATAAGCCTACAACCTCTTGCGGTAGAACAACAAGCTTATACCATAACTCCAGAAATTAGCAGCTTCAATGCTGATGGAGGAAGAGCTGAGGTAGGTTTAGGATTTCCCTTAGCTACAAAAGCAGATATTTTCTATCAGCAATACTTGAATGAAAATGTTCAAGTAGGAGGTCAGTTTTTACACAATGGCTTATACCAAGGACCTGTAGAAGGTAGCTTATCAAGTGGTAATAGAAACTCAATTGGAGCATTCGGAAATATTTACTTCGGGAATGATCTTCTTAAAGTAAATACTTCTTACAACCAAAGAACTGTTCATTTCTATGGTTTATCTGACGAGGAGTTAGCGAATGTAAACAAGGATGATATCAAGCAATCATACAACCATTTTGACTTCTCTGCTAGCTATGAACTTAATTCTGCAAAAGATGAATGGCAAGTAATCCCTTCTATTGATCTGTTCTCATTAAGTGATCAGTACAATAGTGAAGAACTCTACATGAATTTGGGGTTGTATGGAGGATATAAACTCTCAAAAGATAGTAAAGTAGTCGGTGGAGTAGATTTCAACATCAATAATTTCAAAAATGAAAGTTGGGATAGAAATAAAGGATATGTAAGAGCTTCTTTGGCTTTTGAAAAAGAAAGTAAACAACTGTCTTACCACATTGGAGGACGAATTGTTTATGACATGGATACACTCAGCCAAGTTCGTACCTTCAACATCTACCCAGATATTTCTGCCAAATATCAATTGAATGAACAAGTCTTTTTTGATGGAAAAATTGAGGGTGATCTAAATGAAATTAACCTTAGAACTGTTTCTAACTTTAATCCATTTATACACAATAATGTAAATGTCATCAATGAGAATAAAGTCTTACAAGCTGAAATTGGGACTAACTTTTCACCTTGGCAGCATTCAAACTTTAGACTAGGATTGGGTTATGGGCTTTTCAAAAATATGGGATTCTATTTAAACAACCCTGATTCTCAAAATACCTTTGACATTCTTTATTCAGATGAAAACACAGGTGTAACTTATATCACTATAGGTCTTAACTCAAAACTTCAGAAAGACCTCGTAGCATCTGCTGACTTTAAATATAATAGTTATGCTGTAGGTGAAGATATTGGTGAAGCTTGGCACAGACCAGAGTTTGAAGGGAATTTCCAACTTCAATATAAAGGAATAAAGAACTTCACTCTTGCAACAGGAGCTTACCTATACACAGGAATTAAGGCAAAAGATATAGATCAAAGCACCGTGACTTTAGACCCTATTTTTGATCTATTTCTAAGAACAGACTATCAATTGAATGAACAGCTTGCAGCATATATTCAATTAAATAATATTACAGGCCAGAAATACGAATATTTCTATAATTATGAGCAGTTAGGTTTTAACGTCATGTTAGGAGCTAGTATAAATTTTTAA
- a CDS encoding sensor histidine kinase, protein MIFKSPFLVRLVVVFLLHLIVKGFDETFEIGTELTLRGILYSTYAISYWMVVWYVVEFLNRQFKIKNLTSKAFMNWGMALFFGAIYDRIYYYADTYFYQNHETWSGMEHFNPILTIALSIFYMLVYGISEVIHKDNLLREEQLRVKELEKQNIENQFLALKRQIEPHFLFNSLSVLSGLVYTDQDLASEFIVKLSKILRYIIEQNEKTLVLLEDEIQVVNDYFFLLETRFKKSIELDIQLQQNTLMKFYVSPTAIQGLIENAVKHNRMSETNPLRVVVLENTENIIVRNKLNRKDYQINSTKEGLKNLKQKYHLLAKREVQVIEEENMFTVKIPLLSKQVYERFNH, encoded by the coding sequence ATGATATTTAAAAGTCCTTTTCTTGTACGGCTAGTCGTTGTTTTCCTCCTTCATCTAATTGTTAAAGGCTTTGATGAGACTTTTGAAATTGGAACAGAATTAACCCTGAGGGGTATTTTGTATTCCACCTATGCCATTTCTTATTGGATGGTTGTGTGGTATGTAGTTGAGTTTTTAAATCGCCAATTCAAAATTAAAAATCTTACCTCTAAGGCTTTCATGAATTGGGGTATGGCCTTATTTTTTGGGGCTATCTATGACCGCATTTATTATTATGCAGATACCTATTTTTATCAAAATCATGAAACATGGTCAGGAATGGAGCACTTTAATCCAATTCTAACTATAGCTCTATCTATTTTTTACATGTTGGTTTACGGGATTAGTGAGGTAATTCATAAAGATAATTTGTTGAGAGAAGAACAGCTCAGAGTAAAAGAACTTGAAAAGCAAAATATTGAAAATCAGTTTTTAGCCTTAAAAAGACAAATCGAACCACATTTCTTATTCAATAGTTTAAGCGTTTTATCAGGTTTAGTTTATACAGATCAAGATTTAGCTTCGGAATTTATTGTCAAGTTATCTAAGATTCTACGTTATATCATCGAACAGAATGAAAAGACCTTAGTCTTACTTGAAGATGAAATACAGGTTGTAAATGATTATTTCTTTTTGTTAGAAACAAGATTTAAAAAGTCCATTGAATTGGATATCCAGTTACAGCAAAATACGCTAATGAAGTTCTATGTTTCTCCAACTGCAATTCAAGGTCTAATTGAAAATGCAGTTAAACATAATCGAATGAGTGAAACAAATCCCCTTAGAGTAGTAGTACTAGAGAATACTGAAAATATAATCGTACGTAACAAACTTAATCGAAAGGACTACCAAATTAATTCTACAAAAGAAGGTCTAAAAAACTTGAAGCAGAAGTATCATCTTTTGGCAAAACGAGAAGTTCAAGTGATTGAAGAAGAGAATATGTTTACAGTCAAAATCCCTTTACTATCAAAGCAAGTTTATGAACGTTTTAATCATTGA
- a CDS encoding SRPBCC family protein, producing the protein MILTPLQQKPIHDTLKIFLLTVFLSLIFYPNTVSAQKTLEKTNWEVAKVKEGIQIEYRWLTLEDGFKTRELKVSLETQASIVELIYCLSDVTELRNWKIGSKETDVLASDHEKWILYSVYNIPFPFNQQDLITSYTIEEKSNTFTRIEGNASPKYLAEKKGIIRQQKYHEVWQLKEESLAKTSVVFTSIAPTDPLLPRFIQDRFIQPILISSFSKLRERAELKYKEDKVLESIYAELID; encoded by the coding sequence ATGATATTGACACCATTACAACAAAAGCCTATTCATGATACTCTCAAAATTTTCTTACTTACCGTTTTCTTGAGTCTGATATTTTACCCGAACACTGTGTCTGCTCAGAAAACCCTTGAAAAGACAAATTGGGAAGTCGCAAAAGTTAAAGAAGGAATTCAGATTGAATACCGTTGGCTCACATTAGAGGATGGATTCAAGACAAGAGAGTTGAAAGTGAGTTTAGAAACACAAGCTAGCATCGTTGAACTTATATATTGTCTGAGTGATGTTACTGAGCTTAGAAATTGGAAAATAGGTTCAAAAGAAACTGATGTATTAGCCTCAGATCATGAAAAATGGATTTTGTATAGCGTTTATAATATTCCGTTTCCCTTTAATCAGCAAGATCTAATAACATCCTATACAATTGAAGAGAAGTCAAATACTTTTACAAGGATAGAGGGTAATGCTAGTCCAAAATATTTGGCTGAGAAGAAAGGAATTATTCGACAACAAAAATATCATGAAGTATGGCAATTGAAAGAAGAATCATTGGCTAAAACTTCTGTAGTTTTTACTTCTATAGCTCCAACAGATCCTTTATTGCCTCGCTTTATTCAAGACCGATTTATTCAACCGATTTTAATTTCATCTTTTTCAAAACTACGTGAAAGAGCCGAATTAAAGTACAAAGAGGATAAAGTGCTGGAAAGTATCTATGCGGAATTAATCGACTAA
- a CDS encoding NAD-dependent epimerase/dehydratase family protein, whose product MLHKKQRVLVTGANGFLGANIIQQLQDMEQYQAVAMVRKGCNMLALDGLAFEIYEGEITSLKDLESIISTCDFVIHVAALTKPNENDFSVYQKINVETTSNIINLCLKYKVKRLVFVSTANCFTNGSLDQPGDEAKGFMSWLKSSNYAYSKHLAQENVLNAVRDDNLDATIVAPTFMIGERDAGPSSGVLLLYGLKKSIVFYPPGGKSFVSVTEVAKSSIKALKVGKAGESYLLSGKNLTYHSFFKEIGALSGEKKLMIPIPRFLFVFLMLMANAFEALTNKRTVFNSSNIKLLFLDNYFSNEKAKKALGMKDTDLSVSLKEGISWYKRNSYV is encoded by the coding sequence ATGCTTCATAAAAAACAAAGAGTTTTAGTGACTGGTGCCAATGGATTTCTTGGTGCTAACATTATTCAACAGTTACAAGATATGGAGCAATATCAAGCTGTTGCTATGGTTCGAAAAGGCTGTAATATGTTGGCTTTAGATGGACTGGCTTTTGAAATTTATGAAGGAGAAATTACCAGTTTAAAAGATTTAGAAAGCATCATCTCTACCTGTGATTTCGTGATTCATGTAGCAGCTCTTACAAAGCCAAATGAAAATGATTTCTCAGTATATCAAAAAATAAATGTTGAGACGACTTCTAACATTATAAATTTATGTCTGAAATATAAAGTCAAGAGGCTAGTTTTTGTAAGTACTGCAAACTGTTTTACAAATGGAAGTTTAGATCAACCCGGTGATGAAGCCAAAGGGTTTATGAGTTGGCTCAAAAGTTCAAACTATGCTTATAGTAAACACCTTGCCCAAGAGAATGTATTAAATGCTGTAAGAGATGACAACTTGGATGCAACGATAGTAGCACCAACATTTATGATTGGAGAAAGAGATGCAGGTCCTTCTAGCGGTGTATTATTATTGTATGGTTTAAAAAAGTCAATCGTATTTTATCCTCCTGGAGGTAAAAGTTTTGTTTCAGTAACTGAAGTTGCAAAATCTTCCATAAAAGCACTGAAAGTAGGTAAAGCAGGAGAAAGCTATCTTCTTTCTGGAAAAAATTTAACTTATCACTCTTTCTTCAAGGAAATAGGGGCGTTATCAGGGGAAAAGAAGCTAATGATACCTATTCCTAGATTTCTCTTTGTTTTTCTGATGCTAATGGCAAATGCTTTTGAAGCTCTCACGAATAAAAGAACCGTTTTTAACTCATCTAATATCAAGTTACTTTTTCTTGATAACTATTTCTCAAATGAGAAAGCAAAGAAAGCTTTAGGAATGAAGGATACAGACTTGAGTGTTAGTCTAAAAGAAGGAATCAGTTGGTATAAGAGAAATTCATATGTATGA